A single window of Nematostella vectensis chromosome 4, jaNemVect1.1, whole genome shotgun sequence DNA harbors:
- the LOC5506965 gene encoding uncharacterized protein LOC5506965 isoform X9, producing MSRKTGPRSGVNLQAEKRRKVEESDDDLDLFSFDNQIPLTFSVPTSQTAISIDDSDDSDVDQGWERTNEAENDVVDLANSSEDDELDQALAVDGADDSGNLDERQESHGSRRSPSPPPPPLQADLIKLHVQMQRSTREFDALKQVFTASPVPIRNPSIILLNEESACSSVDREIHLKIRTASGIKRFSLKAIEKFESVIEELAAQEGVDKKNILLSLRDQNINPDDTPLRVGATVADIIECVLLKSQIPEEDENAMTIRVHSGSAATSKDFKVIKVWYSTFFCSFTIHTGLHGYQGMVFYLLLLFYHPFRTTRLSRYGILPSFALLQFTQDYMVIKVWYSTFFCSFTIHTGPHGYQGMVFYLLLLFYHPHRTSRLSRYGILPSFALLPSTQDYMVIKVWYSTFFCSFTIHTGLQGYQGMVFYLLLLFYNSHRTTWLSRYGILPSFALSPSTQDCTVIKVWYSTFFCSFTIHTGLQGYQGMVFYLLLLFYHPHRTTRLSRYGILPSFALLPSTQDFKVIKVWYSTFFCSFTIHTGLQGYQGMVFYLLLLFYHPHRTTRLSRYGILPSFALLPFTQDYTVIKVWYSTFFCSFTIHTGLHGYQGMVLYILLLFYHPHRTSRLSRTTLLSRYGILPSFALLPSTQDYKDIKDQPLQSLIDRYCEFRKLPSSKLQFSFDGDVIKGSSTPAELELEDEDILDVRTF from the exons ATGTCCAGGAAGACAGGACCGAGATCTGGGGTGAATTTACAAGCTGAAAAAAGGCGGAAGGTCGAAGAATCGGATGATGATCTTGATCTgttttcatttgacaaccaaatcCCCCTGACATTCAGTGTACCGACCAGCCAAACGGCCATCAGTAtagatgatagtgatgattcAGATGTGGATCAAGGCTGGGAGAGAACCAATGAGGCGGAGAATGATGTTGTAGATCTGGCTAATAGCAGCGAAGACGACGAACTCGACCAAGCACTAGC GGTGGATGGTGCTGATGACTCGGGTAACTTAGATGAAAGACAGGAGAGTCATGGCAGTAGACGATCCCCATCCCCTCCACCACCCCCACTGCAAGCTGATTTGATAAAGCTGCATGTTCAGATGCAGAGGTCTACAAG AGAATTTGATGCTCTAAAGCAAGTATTCACAGCATCCCCAGTCCCCATCAGGAACCCAagcattattttacttaaTGAGGAATCTGCCTGCTCCTCGGTTGACAGAGAAATACATCTCAAAATAAGGACGGCATCAGGGATCAAACGATTCTCTCTCAAAGCT attgaaAAGTTTGAGTCAGTTATAGAAGAGCTAGCAGCTCAAGAAGGAGTAGACaagaaaaacattcttttATCCTTAAGGGATCAAAACATCAACCCAGACGACACTCCACTCAGGGTGGGGGCAACTGTGGCAGATATCATTG AATGTGTTTTACTAAAGTCACAAATTCCAGAGGAGGATGAAAATGCCATGACAATCAGAGTCCATAGTGGCAGCGCTGCCACGTCCAAGGACTTCAAGGTTATCAAGGTATGGTATTCTACCTTCTTTTGCTCTTTTACCATCCACACAGGACTACACGGTTATCAAGGTATGGTATTCTACCTTCTTTTGCTCTTTTACCATCCATTCAGGACTACACGGTTATCAAGGTATGGTATTCTACCTTCTTTTGCTCTTTTACAATTCACACAGGACTACATGGTTATCAAGGTATGGTATTCTACCTTCTTTTGCTCTTTTACCATCCACACAGGACCACACGGTTATCAAGGTATGGTATTCTACCTTCTTTTGCTCTTTTACCATCCACACAGGACTTCAAGGTTATCAAGGTATGGTATTCTACCTTCTTTTGCTCTTTTACCATCCACACAGGACTACATGGTTATCAAGGTATGGTATTCTACATTCTTTTGCTCTTTTACCATCCACACAGGACTTCAAGGTTATCAAGGTATGGTATTCTACCTTCTTTTGCTCTTTTACAATTCACACAGGACTACATGGTTATCAAGGTATGGTATTCTACCTTCTTTTGCTCTTTCACCATCCACACAGGACTGCACGGTTATCAAGGTATGGTATTCTACCTTCTTTTGCTCTTTTACCATCCACACAGGACTTCAAGGTTATCAAGGTATGGTATTCTACCTTCTTTTGCTCTTTTACCATCCACACAGGACTACACGGTTATCAAGGTATGGTATTCTACCTTCTTTTGCTCTTTTACCATCCACACAGGACTTCAAGGTTATCAAGGTATGGTATTCTACCTTCTTTTGCTCTTTTACCATCCACACAGGACTTCAAGGTTATCAAGGTATGGTATTCTACCTTCTTTTGCTCTTTTACCATCCACACAGGACTACACGGTTATCAAGGTATGGTATTCTACCTTCTTTTGCTCTTTTACCATTCACACAGGACTACACGGTTATCAAGGTATGGTATTCTACCTTCTTTTGCTCTTTTACCATCCACACAGGACTACATGGTTATCAAGGTATGGTATTATACATTCTTTTGCTCTTTTACCATCCACACAGGACTTCAAGGTTATCAAG GACTACACTGTTATCAAGGTATGGTATTCTACCTTCTTTTGCTCTTTTACCATCCACACAGGACTACAAAGATATCAAG GATCAGCCTCTGCAAAGTCTCATCGACAGATACTGCGAGTTTCGCAAACTTCCATCTTCCAAGCTTCAGTTTTCGTTTGACGGAGATGTGATCAAGGGCAGTTCAACACCAGCCGAGCTAGAGCTGGAAGATGAGGATATCTTGGATGTCAGAACATTTTAG
- the LOC5506965 gene encoding uncharacterized protein LOC5506965 isoform X7 — MSRKTGPRSGVNLQAEKRRKVEESDDDLDLFSFDNQIPLTFSVPTSQTAISIDDSDDSDVDQGWERTNEAENDVVDLANSSEDDELDQALAVDGADDSGNLDERQESHGSRRSPSPPPPPLQADLIKLHVQMQRSTREFDALKQVFTASPVPIRNPSIILLNEESACSSVDREIHLKIRTASGIKRFSLKAIEKFESVIEELAAQEGVDKKNILLSLRDQNINPDDTPLRVGATVADIIECVLLKSQIPEEDENAMTIRVHSGSAATSKDFKVIKVWYSTFFCSFTIHTGLHGYQGMVFYLLLLFYHPFRTTRLSRYGILPSFALLQFTQDYMVIKVWYSTFFCSFTIHTGPHGYQGMVFYLLLLFYHPHRTSRLSRYGILPSFALLPSTQDYMVIKVWYSTFFCSFTIHTGLQGYQGMVFYLLLLFYNSHRTTWLSRYGILPSFALSPSTQDCTVIKVWYSTFFCSFTIHTGLQGYQGMVFYLLLLFYHPHRTTRLSRYGILPSFALLPSTQDFKVIKVWYSTFFCSFTIHTGLQGYQGMVFYLLLLFYHPHRTTRLSRYGILPSFALLPFTQDYTVIKVWYSTFFCSFTIHTGLHGYQGMVLYILLLFYHPHRTSRLSRTTLLSRTTWLSRYGILASFDLLPSTQDFKVIKDQPLQSLIDRYCEFRKLPSSKLQFSFDGDVIKGSSTPAELELEDEDILDVRTF, encoded by the exons ATGTCCAGGAAGACAGGACCGAGATCTGGGGTGAATTTACAAGCTGAAAAAAGGCGGAAGGTCGAAGAATCGGATGATGATCTTGATCTgttttcatttgacaaccaaatcCCCCTGACATTCAGTGTACCGACCAGCCAAACGGCCATCAGTAtagatgatagtgatgattcAGATGTGGATCAAGGCTGGGAGAGAACCAATGAGGCGGAGAATGATGTTGTAGATCTGGCTAATAGCAGCGAAGACGACGAACTCGACCAAGCACTAGC GGTGGATGGTGCTGATGACTCGGGTAACTTAGATGAAAGACAGGAGAGTCATGGCAGTAGACGATCCCCATCCCCTCCACCACCCCCACTGCAAGCTGATTTGATAAAGCTGCATGTTCAGATGCAGAGGTCTACAAG AGAATTTGATGCTCTAAAGCAAGTATTCACAGCATCCCCAGTCCCCATCAGGAACCCAagcattattttacttaaTGAGGAATCTGCCTGCTCCTCGGTTGACAGAGAAATACATCTCAAAATAAGGACGGCATCAGGGATCAAACGATTCTCTCTCAAAGCT attgaaAAGTTTGAGTCAGTTATAGAAGAGCTAGCAGCTCAAGAAGGAGTAGACaagaaaaacattcttttATCCTTAAGGGATCAAAACATCAACCCAGACGACACTCCACTCAGGGTGGGGGCAACTGTGGCAGATATCATTG AATGTGTTTTACTAAAGTCACAAATTCCAGAGGAGGATGAAAATGCCATGACAATCAGAGTCCATAGTGGCAGCGCTGCCACGTCCAAGGACTTCAAGGTTATCAAGGTATGGTATTCTACCTTCTTTTGCTCTTTTACCATCCACACAGGACTACACGGTTATCAAGGTATGGTATTCTACCTTCTTTTGCTCTTTTACCATCCATTCAGGACTACACGGTTATCAAGGTATGGTATTCTACCTTCTTTTGCTCTTTTACAATTCACACAGGACTACATGGTTATCAAGGTATGGTATTCTACCTTCTTTTGCTCTTTTACCATCCACACAGGACCACACGGTTATCAAGGTATGGTATTCTACCTTCTTTTGCTCTTTTACCATCCACACAGGACTTCAAGGTTATCAAGGTATGGTATTCTACCTTCTTTTGCTCTTTTACCATCCACACAGGACTACATGGTTATCAAGGTATGGTATTCTACATTCTTTTGCTCTTTTACCATCCACACAGGACTTCAAGGTTATCAAGGTATGGTATTCTACCTTCTTTTGCTCTTTTACAATTCACACAGGACTACATGGTTATCAAGGTATGGTATTCTACCTTCTTTTGCTCTTTCACCATCCACACAGGACTGCACGGTTATCAAGGTATGGTATTCTACCTTCTTTTGCTCTTTTACCATCCACACAGGACTTCAAGGTTATCAAGGTATGGTATTCTACCTTCTTTTGCTCTTTTACCATCCACACAGGACTACACGGTTATCAAGGTATGGTATTCTACCTTCTTTTGCTCTTTTACCATCCACACAGGACTTCAAGGTTATCAAGGTATGGTATTCTACCTTCTTTTGCTCTTTTACCATCCACACAGGACTTCAAGGTTATCAAGGTATGGTATTCTACCTTCTTTTGCTCTTTTACCATCCACACAGGACTACACGGTTATCAAGGTATGGTATTCTACCTTCTTTTGCTCTTTTACCATTCACACAGGACTACACGGTTATCAAGGTATGGTATTCTACCTTCTTTTGCTCTTTTACCATCCACACAGGACTACATGGTTATCAAGGTATGGTATTATACATTCTTTTGCTCTTTTACCATCCACACAGGACTTCAAGGTTATCAAG GACTACACTGTTATCAAG GACTACATGGTTATCAAGGTATGGTATTCTAGCTTCTTTTGATCTTTTACCATCCACACAGGACTTCAAGGTTATCAAG GATCAGCCTCTGCAAAGTCTCATCGACAGATACTGCGAGTTTCGCAAACTTCCATCTTCCAAGCTTCAGTTTTCGTTTGACGGAGATGTGATCAAGGGCAGTTCAACACCAGCCGAGCTAGAGCTGGAAGATGAGGATATCTTGGATGTCAGAACATTTTAG
- the LOC5506965 gene encoding uncharacterized protein LOC5506965 isoform X10, which produces MSRKTGPRSGVNLQAEKRRKVEESDDDLDLFSFDNQIPLTFSVPTSQTAISIDDSDDSDVDQGWERTNEAENDVVDLANSSEDDELDQALAVDGADDSGNLDERQESHGSRRSPSPPPPPLQADLIKLHVQMQRSTREFDALKQVFTASPVPIRNPSIILLNEESACSSVDREIHLKIRTASGIKRFSLKAIEKFESVIEELAAQEGVDKKNILLSLRDQNINPDDTPLRVGATVADIIECVLLKSQIPEEDENAMTIRVHSGSAATSKDFKVIKVWYSTFFCSFTIHTGLHGYQGMVFYLLLLFYHPFRTTRLSRYGILPSFALLQFTQDYMVIKVWYSTFFCSFTIHTGPHGYQGMVFYLLLLFYHPHRTSRLSRYGILPSFALLPSTQDYMVIKVWYSTFFCSFTIHTGLQGYQGMVFYLLLLFYNSHRTTWLSRYGILPSFALSPSTQDCTVIKVWYSTFFCSFTIHTGLQGYQGMVFYLLLLFYHPHRTTRLSRYGILPSFALLPSTQDFKVIKVWYSTFFCSFTIHTGLQGYQGMVFYLLLLFYHPHRTTRLSRYGILPSFALLPFTQDYTVIKVWYSTFFCSFTIHTGLHGYQGMVLYILLLFYHPHRTSRLSRTTLLSRTTWLSRISLCKVSSTDTASFANFHLPSFSFRLTEM; this is translated from the exons ATGTCCAGGAAGACAGGACCGAGATCTGGGGTGAATTTACAAGCTGAAAAAAGGCGGAAGGTCGAAGAATCGGATGATGATCTTGATCTgttttcatttgacaaccaaatcCCCCTGACATTCAGTGTACCGACCAGCCAAACGGCCATCAGTAtagatgatagtgatgattcAGATGTGGATCAAGGCTGGGAGAGAACCAATGAGGCGGAGAATGATGTTGTAGATCTGGCTAATAGCAGCGAAGACGACGAACTCGACCAAGCACTAGC GGTGGATGGTGCTGATGACTCGGGTAACTTAGATGAAAGACAGGAGAGTCATGGCAGTAGACGATCCCCATCCCCTCCACCACCCCCACTGCAAGCTGATTTGATAAAGCTGCATGTTCAGATGCAGAGGTCTACAAG AGAATTTGATGCTCTAAAGCAAGTATTCACAGCATCCCCAGTCCCCATCAGGAACCCAagcattattttacttaaTGAGGAATCTGCCTGCTCCTCGGTTGACAGAGAAATACATCTCAAAATAAGGACGGCATCAGGGATCAAACGATTCTCTCTCAAAGCT attgaaAAGTTTGAGTCAGTTATAGAAGAGCTAGCAGCTCAAGAAGGAGTAGACaagaaaaacattcttttATCCTTAAGGGATCAAAACATCAACCCAGACGACACTCCACTCAGGGTGGGGGCAACTGTGGCAGATATCATTG AATGTGTTTTACTAAAGTCACAAATTCCAGAGGAGGATGAAAATGCCATGACAATCAGAGTCCATAGTGGCAGCGCTGCCACGTCCAAGGACTTCAAGGTTATCAAGGTATGGTATTCTACCTTCTTTTGCTCTTTTACCATCCACACAGGACTACACGGTTATCAAGGTATGGTATTCTACCTTCTTTTGCTCTTTTACCATCCATTCAGGACTACACGGTTATCAAGGTATGGTATTCTACCTTCTTTTGCTCTTTTACAATTCACACAGGACTACATGGTTATCAAGGTATGGTATTCTACCTTCTTTTGCTCTTTTACCATCCACACAGGACCACACGGTTATCAAGGTATGGTATTCTACCTTCTTTTGCTCTTTTACCATCCACACAGGACTTCAAGGTTATCAAGGTATGGTATTCTACCTTCTTTTGCTCTTTTACCATCCACACAGGACTACATGGTTATCAAGGTATGGTATTCTACATTCTTTTGCTCTTTTACCATCCACACAGGACTTCAAGGTTATCAAGGTATGGTATTCTACCTTCTTTTGCTCTTTTACAATTCACACAGGACTACATGGTTATCAAGGTATGGTATTCTACCTTCTTTTGCTCTTTCACCATCCACACAGGACTGCACGGTTATCAAGGTATGGTATTCTACCTTCTTTTGCTCTTTTACCATCCACACAGGACTTCAAGGTTATCAAGGTATGGTATTCTACCTTCTTTTGCTCTTTTACCATCCACACAGGACTACACGGTTATCAAGGTATGGTATTCTACCTTCTTTTGCTCTTTTACCATCCACACAGGACTTCAAGGTTATCAAGGTATGGTATTCTACCTTCTTTTGCTCTTTTACCATCCACACAGGACTTCAAGGTTATCAAGGTATGGTATTCTACCTTCTTTTGCTCTTTTACCATCCACACAGGACTACACGGTTATCAAGGTATGGTATTCTACCTTCTTTTGCTCTTTTACCATTCACACAGGACTACACGGTTATCAAGGTATGGTATTCTACCTTCTTTTGCTCTTTTACCATCCACACAGGACTACATGGTTATCAAGGTATGGTATTATACATTCTTTTGCTCTTTTACCATCCACACAGGACTTCAAGGTTATCAAG GACTACACTGTTATCAAG GACTACATGGTTATCAAG GATCAGCCTCTGCAAAGTCTCATCGACAGATACTGCGAGTTTCGCAAACTTCCATCTTCCAAGCTTCAGTTTTCGTTTGACGGAGATGTGA
- the LOC5506965 gene encoding uncharacterized protein LOC5506965 isoform X1: MSRKTGPRSGVNLQAEKRRKVEESDDDLDLFSFDNQIPLTFSVPTSQTAISIDDSDDSDVDQGWERTNEAENDVVDLANSSEDDELDQALAVDGADDSGNLDERQESHGSRRSPSPPPPPLQADLIKLHVQMQRSTREFDALKQVFTASPVPIRNPSIILLNEESACSSVDREIHLKIRTASGIKRFSLKAIEKFESVIEELAAQEGVDKKNILLSLRDQNINPDDTPLRVGATVADIIECVLLKSQIPEEDENAMTIRVHSGSAATSKDFKVIKVWYSTFFCSFTIHTGLHGYQGMVFYLLLLFYHPFRTTRLSRYGILPSFALLQFTQDYMVIKVWYSTFFCSFTIHTGPHGYQGMVFYLLLLFYHPHRTSRLSRYGILPSFALLPSTQDYMVIKVWYSTFFCSFTIHTGLQGYQGMVFYLLLLFYNSHRTTWLSRYGILPSFALSPSTQDCTVIKVWYSTFFCSFTIHTGLQGYQGMVFYLLLLFYHPHRTTRLSRYGILPSFALLPSTQDFKVIKVWYSTFFCSFTIHTGLQGYQGMVFYLLLLFYHPHRTTRLSRYGILPSFALLPFTQDYTVIKVWYSTFFCSFTIHTGLHGYQGMVLYILLLFYHPHRTSRLSRYGILPPFALLPFTQDYTVIKVWYSTFFCSKDIKISRYGILPFLPFYHPHRTTWLSRYGILPSFALLPYTQDYTVIKVWYSTFFALLPSTQDYMVIKIWYLPSSALLPSTQDYTVIKDYMVIKDQPLQSLIDRYCEFRKLPSSKLQFSFDGDVIKGSSTPAELELEDEDILDVRTF; this comes from the exons ATGTCCAGGAAGACAGGACCGAGATCTGGGGTGAATTTACAAGCTGAAAAAAGGCGGAAGGTCGAAGAATCGGATGATGATCTTGATCTgttttcatttgacaaccaaatcCCCCTGACATTCAGTGTACCGACCAGCCAAACGGCCATCAGTAtagatgatagtgatgattcAGATGTGGATCAAGGCTGGGAGAGAACCAATGAGGCGGAGAATGATGTTGTAGATCTGGCTAATAGCAGCGAAGACGACGAACTCGACCAAGCACTAGC GGTGGATGGTGCTGATGACTCGGGTAACTTAGATGAAAGACAGGAGAGTCATGGCAGTAGACGATCCCCATCCCCTCCACCACCCCCACTGCAAGCTGATTTGATAAAGCTGCATGTTCAGATGCAGAGGTCTACAAG AGAATTTGATGCTCTAAAGCAAGTATTCACAGCATCCCCAGTCCCCATCAGGAACCCAagcattattttacttaaTGAGGAATCTGCCTGCTCCTCGGTTGACAGAGAAATACATCTCAAAATAAGGACGGCATCAGGGATCAAACGATTCTCTCTCAAAGCT attgaaAAGTTTGAGTCAGTTATAGAAGAGCTAGCAGCTCAAGAAGGAGTAGACaagaaaaacattcttttATCCTTAAGGGATCAAAACATCAACCCAGACGACACTCCACTCAGGGTGGGGGCAACTGTGGCAGATATCATTG AATGTGTTTTACTAAAGTCACAAATTCCAGAGGAGGATGAAAATGCCATGACAATCAGAGTCCATAGTGGCAGCGCTGCCACGTCCAAGGACTTCAAGGTTATCAAGGTATGGTATTCTACCTTCTTTTGCTCTTTTACCATCCACACAGGACTACACGGTTATCAAGGTATGGTATTCTACCTTCTTTTGCTCTTTTACCATCCATTCAGGACTACACGGTTATCAAGGTATGGTATTCTACCTTCTTTTGCTCTTTTACAATTCACACAGGACTACATGGTTATCAAGGTATGGTATTCTACCTTCTTTTGCTCTTTTACCATCCACACAGGACCACACGGTTATCAAGGTATGGTATTCTACCTTCTTTTGCTCTTTTACCATCCACACAGGACTTCAAGGTTATCAAGGTATGGTATTCTACCTTCTTTTGCTCTTTTACCATCCACACAGGACTACATGGTTATCAAGGTATGGTATTCTACATTCTTTTGCTCTTTTACCATCCACACAGGACTTCAAGGTTATCAAGGTATGGTATTCTACCTTCTTTTGCTCTTTTACAATTCACACAGGACTACATGGTTATCAAGGTATGGTATTCTACCTTCTTTTGCTCTTTCACCATCCACACAGGACTGCACGGTTATCAAGGTATGGTATTCTACCTTCTTTTGCTCTTTTACCATCCACACAGGACTTCAAGGTTATCAAGGTATGGTATTCTACCTTCTTTTGCTCTTTTACCATCCACACAGGACTACACGGTTATCAAGGTATGGTATTCTACCTTCTTTTGCTCTTTTACCATCCACACAGGACTTCAAGGTTATCAAGGTATGGTATTCTACCTTCTTTTGCTCTTTTACCATCCACACAGGACTTCAAGGTTATCAAGGTATGGTATTCTACCTTCTTTTGCTCTTTTACCATCCACACAGGACTACACGGTTATCAAGGTATGGTATTCTACCTTCTTTTGCTCTTTTACCATTCACACAGGACTACACGGTTATCAAGGTATGGTATTCTACCTTCTTTTGCTCTTTTACCATCCACACAGGACTACATGGTTATCAAGGTATGGTATTATACATTCTTTTGCTCTTTTACCATCCACACAGGACTTCAAGGTTATCAAGGTATGGTATTCTACCTCCTTTTGCTCTTTTACCATTCACACAGGACTACACGGTTATCAAGGTATGGTATTCTACCTTCTTTTGCTCTAAAGATATAAAGATATCAAGGTATGGTATTCTACCTTTTTTGCCATTTTACCATCCACACAGGACTACATGGTTATCGAGGTATGGTATTCTACCTTCTTTTGCTCTTTTACCATACACACAGGACTACACAGTTATCAAGGTATGGTATTCTAccttttttgctcttttaccATCCACACAGGACTACATGGTTATCAAGATATGGTATTTACCTTCTTCTGCTCTTTTACCATCCACACAGGACTACACTGTTATCAAG GACTACATGGTTATCAAG GATCAGCCTCTGCAAAGTCTCATCGACAGATACTGCGAGTTTCGCAAACTTCCATCTTCCAAGCTTCAGTTTTCGTTTGACGGAGATGTGATCAAGGGCAGTTCAACACCAGCCGAGCTAGAGCTGGAAGATGAGGATATCTTGGATGTCAGAACATTTTAG
- the LOC5506965 gene encoding uncharacterized protein LOC5506965 isoform X2 has protein sequence MSRKTGPRSGVNLQAEKRRKVEESDDDLDLFSFDNQIPLTFSVPTSQTAISIDDSDDSDVDQGWERTNEAENDVVDLANSSEDDELDQALAVDGADDSGNLDERQESHGSRRSPSPPPPPLQADLIKLHVQMQRSTREFDALKQVFTASPVPIRNPSIILLNEESACSSVDREIHLKIRTASGIKRFSLKAIEKFESVIEELAAQEGVDKKNILLSLRDQNINPDDTPLRVGATVADIIECVLLKSQIPEEDENAMTIRVHSGSAATSKDFKVIKVWYSTFFCSFTIHTGLHGYQGMVFYLLLLFYHPFRTTRLSRYGILPSFALLQFTQDYMVIKVWYSTFFCSFTIHTGPHGYQGMVFYLLLLFYHPHRTSRLSRYGILPSFALLPSTQDYMVIKVWYSTFFCSFTIHTGLQGYQGMVFYLLLLFYNSHRTTWLSRYGILPSFALSPSTQDCTVIKVWYSTFFCSFTIHTGLQGYQGMVFYLLLLFYHPHRTTRLSRYGILPSFALLPSTQDFKVIKVWYSTFFCSFTIHTGLQGYQGMVFYLLLLFYHPHRTTRLSRYGILPSFALLPFTQDYTVIKVWYSTFFCSFTIHTGLHGYQGMVLYILLLFYHPHRTSRLSRYGILPPFALLPFTQDYTVIKVWYSTFFCSKDIKISRYGILPFLPFYHPHRTTWLSRYGILPSFALLPYTQDYTVIKVWYSTFFALLPSTQDYMVIKIWYLPSSALLPSTQDYTVIKDQPLQSLIDRYCEFRKLPSSKLQFSFDGDVIKGSSTPAELELEDEDILDVRTF, from the exons ATGTCCAGGAAGACAGGACCGAGATCTGGGGTGAATTTACAAGCTGAAAAAAGGCGGAAGGTCGAAGAATCGGATGATGATCTTGATCTgttttcatttgacaaccaaatcCCCCTGACATTCAGTGTACCGACCAGCCAAACGGCCATCAGTAtagatgatagtgatgattcAGATGTGGATCAAGGCTGGGAGAGAACCAATGAGGCGGAGAATGATGTTGTAGATCTGGCTAATAGCAGCGAAGACGACGAACTCGACCAAGCACTAGC GGTGGATGGTGCTGATGACTCGGGTAACTTAGATGAAAGACAGGAGAGTCATGGCAGTAGACGATCCCCATCCCCTCCACCACCCCCACTGCAAGCTGATTTGATAAAGCTGCATGTTCAGATGCAGAGGTCTACAAG AGAATTTGATGCTCTAAAGCAAGTATTCACAGCATCCCCAGTCCCCATCAGGAACCCAagcattattttacttaaTGAGGAATCTGCCTGCTCCTCGGTTGACAGAGAAATACATCTCAAAATAAGGACGGCATCAGGGATCAAACGATTCTCTCTCAAAGCT attgaaAAGTTTGAGTCAGTTATAGAAGAGCTAGCAGCTCAAGAAGGAGTAGACaagaaaaacattcttttATCCTTAAGGGATCAAAACATCAACCCAGACGACACTCCACTCAGGGTGGGGGCAACTGTGGCAGATATCATTG AATGTGTTTTACTAAAGTCACAAATTCCAGAGGAGGATGAAAATGCCATGACAATCAGAGTCCATAGTGGCAGCGCTGCCACGTCCAAGGACTTCAAGGTTATCAAGGTATGGTATTCTACCTTCTTTTGCTCTTTTACCATCCACACAGGACTACACGGTTATCAAGGTATGGTATTCTACCTTCTTTTGCTCTTTTACCATCCATTCAGGACTACACGGTTATCAAGGTATGGTATTCTACCTTCTTTTGCTCTTTTACAATTCACACAGGACTACATGGTTATCAAGGTATGGTATTCTACCTTCTTTTGCTCTTTTACCATCCACACAGGACCACACGGTTATCAAGGTATGGTATTCTACCTTCTTTTGCTCTTTTACCATCCACACAGGACTTCAAGGTTATCAAGGTATGGTATTCTACCTTCTTTTGCTCTTTTACCATCCACACAGGACTACATGGTTATCAAGGTATGGTATTCTACATTCTTTTGCTCTTTTACCATCCACACAGGACTTCAAGGTTATCAAGGTATGGTATTCTACCTTCTTTTGCTCTTTTACAATTCACACAGGACTACATGGTTATCAAGGTATGGTATTCTACCTTCTTTTGCTCTTTCACCATCCACACAGGACTGCACGGTTATCAAGGTATGGTATTCTACCTTCTTTTGCTCTTTTACCATCCACACAGGACTTCAAGGTTATCAAGGTATGGTATTCTACCTTCTTTTGCTCTTTTACCATCCACACAGGACTACACGGTTATCAAGGTATGGTATTCTACCTTCTTTTGCTCTTTTACCATCCACACAGGACTTCAAGGTTATCAAGGTATGGTATTCTACCTTCTTTTGCTCTTTTACCATCCACACAGGACTTCAAGGTTATCAAGGTATGGTATTCTACCTTCTTTTGCTCTTTTACCATCCACACAGGACTACACGGTTATCAAGGTATGGTATTCTACCTTCTTTTGCTCTTTTACCATTCACACAGGACTACACGGTTATCAAGGTATGGTATTCTACCTTCTTTTGCTCTTTTACCATCCACACAGGACTACATGGTTATCAAGGTATGGTATTATACATTCTTTTGCTCTTTTACCATCCACACAGGACTTCAAGGTTATCAAGGTATGGTATTCTACCTCCTTTTGCTCTTTTACCATTCACACAGGACTACACGGTTATCAAGGTATGGTATTCTACCTTCTTTTGCTCTAAAGATATAAAGATATCAAGGTATGGTATTCTACCTTTTTTGCCATTTTACCATCCACACAGGACTACATGGTTATCGAGGTATGGTATTCTACCTTCTTTTGCTCTTTTACCATACACACAGGACTACACAGTTATCAAGGTATGGTATTCTAccttttttgctcttttaccATCCACACAGGACTACATGGTTATCAAGATATGGTATTTACCTTCTTCTGCTCTTTTACCATCCACACAGGACTACACTGTTATCAAG GATCAGCCTCTGCAAAGTCTCATCGACAGATACTGCGAGTTTCGCAAACTTCCATCTTCCAAGCTTCAGTTTTCGTTTGACGGAGATGTGATCAAGGGCAGTTCAACACCAGCCGAGCTAGAGCTGGAAGATGAGGATATCTTGGATGTCAGAACATTTTAG